CAGTCTCTTATCAAGTACCACACACAAATGGCATGCCCAAGTCTTGCTTGACCAATCAATGTGATACAAACTTGGCAAGTAAAAAATGTGCCCTTGGCACAGACTGTTTTTAACCCAACTATTGTCATCTGTAAATAAGTGAGCTGTGTCAGCTGGAAGAAAACAAAGCCAGGATACTTGCTAGAAATATGAGATTTAAGTTTATATGTGGCGTTTTGTTgtttttctgatatatatatatagcttatatACACTCTAGTAAAAGAATTTGCATTATTGATTTATATATATtgtaaagaaaaacacataggccaGTACACGATGTACGTAAAATTCATTGTACAGCTGTAGGATTTATTTAAATGACTATAAGTTACTTATAAACAGCTTCATCATATAAATGGTTTGATTGGATATTACAATATTCAGCTGTTACCTGTAACAAACCCTGGAAAGATTGTTGGATCAAAAACAGTGAAACAATGTAATCTAGTGATGGGTTTCTAATTCAAGGATAGTCCATTCTCCATGGGGGGATGAACACTCATCAGGAGAGTAACTAGTCACTGTGATGCTTGTAGAATCTTCAAACGGAGATGACAAATCCCCCCATGCTTTGCCCTGAGATTTAGAATTCTCTCTAGCTAAGAGCAAGGTCTGATTGATTAGATACTGTGCTAGACTGAGATCCTCAGGGACAGAGTTTATGATATCAACATCTGATCCATGATCAGCTAGCAGCTGTCTTAGTAGTGTCCAGTCCCTCTCTACAAACTGCTGATCTTCAATTTCAATATCCATTATTCTAGCTTCAGTCTTCAGTCTCTGCTCAATTCCTTCGCCAGGATCCATCTCATATATAGGAGAAAGGGACTTTGGAGGACGATGATCATACATGCAGGTTTGGGCCAATGAGTCATTATCATCTATGTTTCCTGAAATAATTCATAATACTGTACATTGTAAAATAGTTATGCTCTCCCCCCAAAGTCAACGAAGACGAACATACAATCATTAAACACTGTGGTACACAGACATTTCACAAACATATATATTTCTAGACAGTAATGTGGAACAGATCACTGTTTAGAAATTCAAGTCAAGCATCAGATCGCCCTAAGAAGCAAACTTCTGAAATTTCTGATACAGAAAATGGGTTATTTGAGAAGCCATTTCAATCAGACATAGAATAATATAAAAGGGTTGCATCTCTTTCCATTAGTTTTGTGTTTAGATTAAAAAGTGTTATCATAGCCTATGACACCCTCTACCTATCTGGCAGTGAGCATATGTAGGGGAGCTGCTCTCTATTCAGGGGGAGAGCTCTTGCTGCAAAATTTATATGTAGGTGTAAACTCTTTTGCAGTAGGCCATAATTAACAAAAAATTGGTCAAGGACATGCTTTCTGGCATCTATACAGTATGTGATGACACCAGAATTCTGTATGAAAGTGTTAGCCCAACATAATTCAATCACAAGTAGATGCTGGAGGCTGAGGAAACCATTGACTTCTTAAATCTCAGGGACTCCATTGGCAAATACATCCCCGCTAGAAAACCCATGCCAGTGAAGCCTTTACTTTCTGATAAAAGATCGGAAACCTTTGTAATGACTTCAATAGATGGGTGAACCTAGTAACTTTGGTACAGGCTCTTGCCAACTGAATTTTGGAGAGAGACAAAAAGTCAATCGTGATTCAAACAGCTTCAACCCCAAACAAATGTTTTAATGTGGACTGACCCTTTTATCTGTCCATCCCTGAATTAAAGCTCTCTTCATTTAGTCGACTTTCACTGAACTACATTCAGAGCCACTGTTGGCAAAAGTCTAATTAGAAGAGAGagctataataataaaaaaaaagtttgcattattTGCAATTATGAAAGCCCCTTTAATAATGTCAGTATTCTGCCATGGCTCTAGTTTGTGTGACAATAAAAATTACACTTACAATAATGTACATTTCTGCATTATTATACCTATTGTATGTATTTTATACTAGGTATAACTAAAACAGCTCTGGTAAAAAATAAAGCCAAGTCATAGTAGAAATCTAAATTAaactaataaattactctttaattaaaaaatgtaattacatattAAGATTTTAAAGTGGATAAATACTGGATTTAAACTTTGAGGTTGCTGCTGCAAAGTCTGACAATGGCTTGCTATACGAGTTTCTACTGCAAGTGAATTCTCAGTGATAAAGCTTCTAGCTCATCAGGATAGTGGGAGTATGTGGGAAGGAACGAGGTAagcactgcctgcacacagagctatatggagATTTGGATCAGAGTTTGCATGTACTAATTTATAGACAACTCAGCTAAATATAGGCTATTGGTAGGCTGTGAATTTTTGGTTGTCTTTCCAGAAGCAAAAATAACTGAGTGATAAACAGTTtctacatataaaatatacatcGAAAGATGGGATGCataaagtgaaaataataaatagACAAATTATAATTAATATGAAGGCTGAACAAATTTCAAAAACAAAATCAGATAAATACACTCAATGCCATTTAAAGGGAGTTGATTTACagaaactgcagagtgcaaaatctggtgtgtctgtgcacggtagccaatcagcttccaactttagcttgttcaattaagctttagcaaaaaaaaaacaaaccaacccTGGagggtgattggtttctatgcacagctgcaccagttttgcattctccagttttagtaaatcaaccccagtgccctTGTGACTTCATGGCAAAGTGAGTGTGTCTTTGCAAAGCAGCTCCCCCAACCCTTATAACTACCTTTCCAGAATTTCCCAACAGCAACCAGCACTCAATTTCTCACTGTTGCTAGGAGGAGCGGTGATGTCATGCCTTCTGTCATTTGACAGTACTTGGACCTAGTGAATGACTGCTGGTGCTGGCAAGGTGTCAGTGGGTGGGTACCCTTACAAGACACTGTCACTGTTGCCTGAACGGGCAAGGTGAAAGCGTCTTTATCTGTTGTAATCCCCAATATATTTTAGTTGGCAAAATGGACCTGAATTCCCAAAACACAAACTGTAAATGCATGAGGGAAACCTGCTTTACAATGTACAAAAAGAATATGACAAATTAGTTTTTAAAGATTAAAAGCCTACAGAATAGGGCACTATAATGGTTAGAACTATTAAAAGATAAGTGCACcccaacactaaaatctctacatctacagatatccacgatctaacactaacctatccagccctgcaaagaagaaatcagtatacataacaTTTTTGAAGCCGATCCAATCCGATCCtacactgagctgtcagctgcggctttgctgtggaggtgggtgcagaggacagcccaatagtaagtctatgggtgacatctctccccattcatttcacagccgttgatGGCTATGTCCTCTGCAGAGCGCTGCTGCTGGAAactggatcggcttcaaaaaaaggtatgtatactgatttcttctttatagggctagataggttaggcttatattgtggatgtctgtagatgtagtgattttagtgttagggtggacttatcctttaatatgAACCTTTGTAGACATTAAACGAGTCTCAAATCTTTGTGATCTTTTAGGCCATCTTAATTCATGTTCAGACATtctaatatacatataaatattgcAGCAGGAACGTTTTATATGTACCATAATACTTTCACTTTATCTATTCCATCATGCAAAATAATTAATTCAGTTTTATTGTTGCTACAGAAGCAGGCCTTTCACAGTTCAATTttctgctttagaaaaaaaaataaaaataaaatccttcCTAAAGTGCAATTAAGATTAGGTCGAAAAATGATTTATTGTAAGTTTTGGTGTTGTGAATAATTCACCACTACAACTTGACATAGAACATTAACTAAGTCAATAAAAGGAGACATATACTGATAAACTTGTAGGCTGCCATCGCTGACCTTTAAAAATGCTAGCAGTCTCAGATTCAATACATTTTGAGCCACTGACCCGAAAACAAGCATgcagtcagaactcctgatcttaAGACTTATTCTGTGTCAGTGGCTTAAACTACTAAAGCCTTAAAAAGGTCAGCATGGCAAGTCACAAAAAATCTGCACTATAAAGTAAGTAATACAACTCTATTGTGTGATAGCTAATGTTCATTACCTGCAGATAAAGCAGTGTTGGAGCTTTCAGTAGATGGTACATGGTGGTCTCTGCTTTGGTAGTCAAGAAACTGACTCTTACATGCATTACCAGTTTTAGTACAGCAAAACCTTTGTGTATCAGAAGGCAATTCAGTATACAGATCCAAATGGCACGGTCTTGTCTGAGACTTAATTTCACATTCTGTGGATTTGTAGTAGCCTTTACATGCATCAGACTCTTCAAATTCCTCATCAGCAGACTTTATATCACTTGTTGGTTGATTAACAGTCAAAGAAGCACATTCTGCCTTGCCCTCCATGGACCTTGGGTCATGGTCACGGGAGCATCCAGAACAGTTCTCAGTACCGTTTCTCTCAAACACATCCAATGACGTTCGTGATGCAGGTTTGCGCATGTCTCCTTCATCGGATCCCAGTTCTTCACACTCATCCACAGAGAGAAGGACAGACCTCTTAAAACTTTTATTTCCAGTAGCTTGCTGGGAGTCACCCTCCATTTCAGCAACATCATCGAAAGCTAAATTAACAATGCCTTGAAAGGGCTGAGTGACAACTTCTTCTGGAACTTTGAGGCCAGTGCTTTCAGTCTCTGATCGCTCATCTTCAGTTTCATCAGCTGATGAAGATAGGTGTTCGATTTCCTGAGAAAACTGCACACTGCTGCAAACTGTTGTGTGATGAGAACTATGTTTGGGCACATCCCTTTGCAGCCAAGGTTCCATTCTTTTTTGAGGTCCTTCATCATCGCTGGTGGAATTGACTCGGAATAACTCTGTATTGTCTTTCTTCAATTTTACATCAACTCTTAAGCTACCATCATAACCCTTCAATTCTTCAGGGGTACTTGTGTCACTGCTGCTTCTACCAAGAAAATCATGGCACCGCATTGTGCTACACTTAGAGATTCCCCTTTCATTTGAACCATCATCATCCTGAGAGCCACCTGCATCGTAATCTTCAGACCTTGGTTTGATGTCATCAGATGATGTACTAGCACTCCCACTCTCCGATTCCGGGCTCTCGCGCTCATGTAGCATACCCGAGTGTTTATTCCATTGACCTATGAATTCAAAGTTCTCATGATCAGCTGCTTCTGTGGCATTCATCTCTGTTTGATAATTATACAACTGCCTTTCAGATGAACAGTTCATGAAAGGTTCACTATTATTTAGCACAGGCTGACCACTGGCAGAATTATCCATCAAAGGTGATTCAGCGGCACTATAACTAGGCGCAACTCTGCTAGTGTTCTGAGAGAACTGGAATAATGTCACGTCttccttctctttttgttttggaaTTCTTTCAACTTCTTTGACAGAACACAACTCGCTTTCGCTTGAACTGTCCGCACATTTGGAATTCTCTGAATCACAGATATTTTTGCAATCTGGTTTCTTCTCGCCTGCAGTACTTATAATGTACACTTCGCCTGACCCAGCATTGTCAACATTTGCTGTTTTGATTTGATTTGTTGCTTCTGACAAACCTTCTTTTGAATTAGAAACGTAATGAAGAACAGATGCTTCTGGAAGATTTTCTTGGCATTGGCAATGCTCCAAATTAGGCTTCTGTATCATAGAGTCTTGATTGCTCATTGAATTTTCCTGACAAGACTCATGTACAGTGAATGGCTGGCCTTCAGAACAGGGTTGTGCAATGTTTTCTGCTAATTGATGAGAAGTGGATTGTTTCACTTCATCTGCTATAGACACTGGGCTCTCTGCATTATTTGTAGCTAGGTTGGAGCATTTTTTGACTGCAGAGGAAGAACTCTTTTGCTGTGACTTTTGGTTTAGGCTTAAAGGTTTAGAACTACTTTGAGCCTTAAGTTTGGATTCTTTATGATTTGATATAGAGGGTTTACTGTTGCTTAAACTGTGCTTATTACTTGGCactgctgcatttgttttatttgttgATGTGACTGATGGTTTTGTAGCCTTTTTATTCACAGACACAtgtttttccccagaaatagaatGGTTCACTAACTTGGCTTCCATTTTGACATCAGTTTGTTTGGAAGAAACAGATTTAGGCACGTCTGATGTATCTCCAGATACACCTGTGAaaaaaaataggagaaaaaaataaaaatagttaaaaatTAAGCTTTATGAAATTACAAGAACCAACCAAATCACCTTTGTATTTTGTGTACTAGAAACAAAATGATATTAACCTTGTACAGTTGCACATCAACTATGGGTAAATGAACTAAATGAACCAATGCATTGCACCCACTAaactaaaaattattattataatgtttCTATACCCTTTAAGTGTTAAATCTTTATTTTTGGATAAATTACTTGTGCAACCTGTCAGTCGTCTATATTTCTTTGTTGGTGGTGGCAATGATCTGCGGGCTCAGAGCCTCTGCACGATTACAACCACAGTGCACATGCTCCCTTCCTATAATGTAAACCCGGTCATAGAAAAATCTACCGTAATTTTGGCTGGTTCCGCagggatcaactttggtacaaccagtctgttgggAAATTTCACTTGATTAATGCCTCCAGCTATAGCCAGAGGTGGTtatgtgtattctgatggcggggaagccCCCCTTGTCAGAATaaaatagctccatgggagggattcccccttcCACCTTGAATACGTGGATGGGGGGAATCAATTCATTTTCTTTCTCCTCCACCACGCTGGTTGAGTGAAAGACGATGAAtgatgtatggcctgcctaagtaagCCATGTCTATACACAGCTTACTGTGTAGGATCTGTCTGATCTAATCCACCTGAAGGTGATGGTGGGTGGATCAGCTTATTGACTGACATCTCCACTCCACTTGGAAGAACTGGGGGGGAGGGGCCTGAAAAAGCTGAGGTGACATGACAGGACATGTGACCTCTCTGGCTTAGCCCTGCCCCCAGCCCAGGCTGCactacagtaaaaataaataaaataaaagagtcaTGTGACCCCATTATGTAAAAGCTGAAAAGATATCACTTTGGTTCCCAAAGCAGTTTACAAGTAAATTAATGGCTGGTGGTCTTCCTTATCACTTAATGTCATTGTATAAAGTATAGAATACCGCGCTTATGTCCCAATGAGAAAAGAAAGCAGCCACCACCACAAAGGACAAACAGATCTGTATGGGCTCTTTCACACgatcagtgatgatctgccccgtgaacacccgcttgctcagcggggatcgctctgccgatccccgccgagcaggaagatgacaggtccatcgctgcacattgtcgctgcacattgtgcagcgacagacctgtcagagcgccgctctcccctatgggggatcgggtgatgacggaccttagtgtccgtcgtcacccgatccgataacggatggaaaagtagggttttcctctgttacacttttcggatcggagcgggtcggatgtcagtggacacgtcaccactgacatctgacgctgcatagggatacatgtatgtccgtttttcatccgaaaacggaaggatgaaaaacggacatacggatccctcgtgtgaaagaggcctatgtAAAAGCTTGTAAAGGTGTGCAGCGCTACTATATTGAAGATAGGATATATTGGAAACCTATCAAAAAGGCACCCTCAAAAATCCAATTATAAGTGAGACAAATATAGCATCAAatcaaataacaaaaaaagaagcaTATAGTATATGGTCTTTGTAGACCCTGTGATATAACCCAAATGTATATAAAATCCATAAAGTGTAAAGAGACCCCCACTATCTGGTGTCTATAGCAATTCTATTAAAAATGTCTCACACATAATAGTTTAGAGTAACAAGAACAGACACACATGAACTATGGTGTGATTTAACATAATACTCAGTGCATTAAAATATAAATCAACACattgtaaaaatgtcctgtgtcaATGACATATCAAATTTGCTTATCACTAGCACAGTGTTTGAGGAAAGCTGTGAAGAATTCCAAGATGGTATAACAAAAGGGATCCCAAAGGTAATAGTCCGATGGAAATATTTGGCTGTCCCAGGAATCCCAGAGGGGAGTCACCACCGTGAGAGGTATCCACCACCAACAAAAAattagggaggcttaccagagttcATGGACTCAATCGGTATACGTCTAATGGGTCAAACGTGCAGAGGGCAGAGGACAGCTTTCCTCAAACACTGTACTAGTGATAAGCAAATTTGATGTCATTGACAGGACATTTTTACGATGTGTTGATTTATATTTTAATGCACTGGGTATTGTGTTAAATCACACCATAGTTCATGTGTGTCTGTTCTTGTTATTCTGATCACTATTATTTGTGAGATGTTTTAATAGGATTGCTATAGACATCAGATAGTGGCGGTCTCTTTACACTTTATGGATTTATATACATCTGGATCTATCACAGGGTCTACAAATatgcttcttttttcttatttgatGCTGTATTTGTACACAATGTATTTGTGACACTTGGACTAGGATTTATGAGGATGCCTTTTTGATAGGGTTCCCATATATCCTATCTTTAATATATTAGCGCTGCACATCTTTACAACTTAATGTTGTACTGCTATAAGGGTTTAGAATGACTTTAAAGCCAAAAAAGAGAATCTACATGCACAGTATATTTTGCAACAGATTGTTTTCTTTTATAGTCCGTGTTCCTAATTGGATTATATTAAACATATCCAACATGCTACTACCATTACAGTTGTTTTCTGATGCCATTCCTCGTTTTTATTTTCCTGGGAAATGAAATATGAAACTTGGTCAATTCAAGTGACAATTCCACTTCTGTTTCAGGTGGACTTTTTCCCCTTCTACTTGTTTTTTTGAATCCTGTCTTGGACTGATTATGAGTTGCCTTGATGTGTGACTACTTACTTTTGGTTTATGCTAATATTTTGCTGGATTTATGATTCTATGcacttgttgttgttattattcttgctgggattcacacacacaTTATGTCTCCTAGGCatccttcatttatttatttaattactgctagcgcacaaaagttttatttatatgtttatcacttcatggatatttgaagttttttttgcagctgcactttatttatttgttatcacgtattgctcattagcgcaggtttcttCCATTATTTTTCAGTACCTCATGTGATAATGTCCAATGGGTTGCCAGTGAGACCAGATGATGGCGTTGCTTTGGTGCATGGAAAATGTGATAAAACTATAGAAGGCATTGACTCCTTGTACTACAGCAGAGAGATTTGTGAAATTCAAGCAGTGAAATCTGATTACAGCATTTTCCACTGAAAACGAGAGATGAATAAAAAGGCACCATATTCCTATAATGAATTGGCAGCTCCGGCACAAATCAGCAGTGCAGTTATTTCACTGTGAAAGTGAATCTACACTAACTAGTAAACATAAATTTATTGACGAGTATACGACCAGAACCACAGACCAGTAGTATTGCATAGAAGAGCAAGAGTAAaagtaaaaattacaaaaaaaaaaaattacactttcagCCCTTTTTCTCTCTAGGATGAAAGTTAAAAGGCACCAATATTCGTGACCCCCGTCAGTCAAtgaattaacaatttttttttagtgaaaaattattttctgtattcTCCTTTCCTCTGTAACTGAACAATAATGAACAGGCACAGTcttagccagtggcggctggtactcaaatttttttggggtggggagggtgcaaacaaacagaaaaatgctgaaaaaggaaaaaaaaaacaaaacaaaaaaaaaaaaaaacaaaaaaaaaacgcagccactgtgccccatcaaatagtgccactgtgcccccccccccccccctgctcaccgtctgcccagcacttaccatgtctcggtggcgggtcaggcatgtgggtgacagcggcgagcggtgggaccttgcagcgggtcagacaggggctcctgtgtcctccacgagtctcctcccctcctcctggataggcgtccaatcgtagcacctgtcttttcagccaatcaggtgacgggtaacagacctgattggctaagaggcggttcagtgttaggaaagtgaatattcatttgcttttctaacacacctggttggactgcaagcgcAATGTTTTgagctcgcagttcacctttttttttaagcctattagagcctatgactctaataaaggtgcttcaaaaatacacccccgccactggaattcaggcgccccacatccgaaaaggggctggacgcctgaatagggggtggcggcggcggccaccatgaatagattcatgcaatgcatgaatccatCCATTATACAGAgggagtggctggagagagggggcggccttaatggacgcaccgccactgggctTACCACCGGTCATGCTCAGTGAAACATATTACTAGTTTTAATGAGTATGGCCATCCAGTGGACATATACATCAAACAGAAAAAAAGGTTTACCGCGCTACCTgaatcaaaaaattataaaaaagctgcagctcaaaaattgtgagatatacacaaatacAATAGATAATGAAAACGTGAgcagcaacaaaagtgaaagatatatattgaaaataaatggataaataaaGTCAAAGGATCTGTGATGGACCCAAAAGGTATTACAAAACAAGCAATATTAGTGCCAAAAACATAAGAGTGGTAAAAAATGAACTGAATAGTCCCAACAATAAAAAATGTGGgtgtaataataaaaagtttttgagTGAAACATCCAGAGGTATTCAAAGAAAGTGAAAATGAGGTTAATCGATCACACAGACACCACCATGTGAGGAGATCCACCACCGTATGAATtacacgcttaccagaaggcaagcttaagTAAGCTTGTATGGCAACCTGACGCTCAATCACTGGTAACGTCACACCACAACTTTCCAGTATAGGGCCAGAGACAAACAGGATGGCTCCATCCGGTACGGCGGTCAGTAGGGGGGACTCAGGAGTTTT
This portion of the Aquarana catesbeiana isolate 2022-GZ linkage group LG07, ASM4218655v1, whole genome shotgun sequence genome encodes:
- the BTBD8 gene encoding BTB/POZ domain-containing protein 8 isoform X2; this translates as MMVLMHFIYGGILDLPKSTEAGQILSIADMYGLEGLKEVAVYVLKRDYCKFFIKPVVGMQQSVLDCLSIAYSVGEEPLYTLCMQWMEKYFVKCWSERSFASLPVDLQNSCLSALVQSLSCRNAAFLLMESDRLLSSLPEVKWAERVRSLASDLQDECVRFMVTNFSQTIRSESFTHLLQAQGMSSRPYLLEHIFNEIEKSISFENCSSLYMALDELLRLAMENEMVFTCKIQALRDKLWSFLVQSFYAVRHTEGWKLMRPGDQDKIQAAAFDKGDDRRLAKKPTFTSSQQSRPKFVKSKEERSEESKRYSDSNIAQRKMKSDSLSASGHTTNLTRSSSGKGKDDDLKGKDGKKVTSKLSKDPKQAEKATTTRPKLIVKTKLENGDHAKTDGCASKGDSASNPKPESGRTGARPKATNGSVNPTPKVKTLKKTVKDPASPVTGTLPSLKSANLNGELSNAASSPGEQNVDRPSDKQSNSTAGSPQFMKMLKTNPDCSKEIAAGAKSRTGTKISNGVSAKRKVNEAECREPSSTSTKKLPTDGGNDSGLQKRKVIRMGTAAQQRPKSAPAALLKKTGVSGDTSDVPKSVSSKQTDVKMEAKLVNHSISGEKHVSVNKKATKPSVTSTNKTNAAVPSNKHSLSNSKPSISNHKESKLKAQSSSKPLSLNQKSQQKSSSSAVKKCSNLATNNAESPVSIADEVKQSTSHQLAENIAQPCSEGQPFTVHESCQENSMSNQDSMIQKPNLEHCQCQENLPEASVLHYVSNSKEGLSEATNQIKTANVDNAGSGEVYIISTAGEKKPDCKNICDSENSKCADSSSESELCSVKEVERIPKQKEKEDVTLFQFSQNTSRVAPSYSAAESPLMDNSASGQPVLNNSEPFMNCSSERQLYNYQTEMNATEAADHENFEFIGQWNKHSGMLHERESPESESGSASTSSDDIKPRSEDYDAGGSQDDDGSNERGISKCSTMRCHDFLGRSSSDTSTPEELKGYDGSLRVDVKLKKDNTELFRVNSTSDDEGPQKRMEPWLQRDVPKHSSHHTTVCSSVQFSQEIEHLSSSADETEDERSETESTGLKVPEEVVTQPFQGIVNLAFDDVAEMEGDSQQATGNKSFKRSVLLSVDECEELGSDEGDMRKPASRTSLDVFERNGTENCSGCSRDHDPRSMEGKAECASLTVNQPTSDIKSADEEFEESDACKGYYKSTECEIKSQTRPCHLDLYTELPSDTQRFCCTKTGNACKSQFLDYQSRDHHVPSTESSNTALSAGNIDDNDSLAQTCMYDHRPPKSLSPIYEMDPGEGIEQRLKTEARIMDIEIEDQQFVERDWTLLRQLLADHGSDVDIINSVPEDLSLAQYLINQTLLLARENSKSQGKAWGDLSSPFEDSTSITVTSYSPDECSSPHGEWTILELETHH
- the BTBD8 gene encoding BTB/POZ domain-containing protein 8 isoform X1; amino-acid sequence: MASAAQGELKSFRAKLGAERRKLRDLLCDQLSRDLLRLLNEEIHPDLTLCVGQTTFKVHKAVLWARVPRFYRFIIQKATEDTVAVQHVEPTEIKGFLKLVYCSLWSIKETEDHILEIIKGQSISDQDHTDGCTNLHSSSPSTEESTDFPINKSPEQNPHSEENHNCEEGYNIEPPSDLGKDMLSLYKSSHCTDVIIQIEDKCFHVHRAILCARSSYFAAMLSGCWVETSQDLIQIHNVKQADMMVLMHFIYGGILDLPKSTEAGQILSIADMYGLEGLKEVAVYVLKRDYCKFFIKPVVGMQQSVLDCLSIAYSVGEEPLYTLCMQWMEKYFVKCWSERSFASLPVDLQNSCLSALVQSLSCRNAAFLLMESDRLLSSLPEVKWAERVRSLASDLQDECVRFMVTNFSQTIRSESFTHLLQAQGMSSRPYLLEHIFNEIEKSISFENCSSLYMALDELLRLAMENEMVFTCKIQALRDKLWSFLVQSFYAVRHTEGWKLMRPGDQDKIQAAAFDKGDDRRLAKKPTFTSSQQSRPKFVKSKEERSEESKRYSDSNIAQRKMKSDSLSASGHTTNLTRSSSGKGKDDDLKGKDGKKVTSKLSKDPKQAEKATTTRPKLIVKTKLENGDHAKTDGCASKGDSASNPKPESGRTGARPKATNGSVNPTPKVKTLKKTVKDPASPVTGTLPSLKSANLNGELSNAASSPGEQNVDRPSDKQSNSTAGSPQFMKMLKTNPDCSKEIAAGAKSRTGTKISNGVSAKRKVNEAECREPSSTSTKKLPTDGGNDSGLQKRKVIRMGTAAQQRPKSAPAALLKKTGVSGDTSDVPKSVSSKQTDVKMEAKLVNHSISGEKHVSVNKKATKPSVTSTNKTNAAVPSNKHSLSNSKPSISNHKESKLKAQSSSKPLSLNQKSQQKSSSSAVKKCSNLATNNAESPVSIADEVKQSTSHQLAENIAQPCSEGQPFTVHESCQENSMSNQDSMIQKPNLEHCQCQENLPEASVLHYVSNSKEGLSEATNQIKTANVDNAGSGEVYIISTAGEKKPDCKNICDSENSKCADSSSESELCSVKEVERIPKQKEKEDVTLFQFSQNTSRVAPSYSAAESPLMDNSASGQPVLNNSEPFMNCSSERQLYNYQTEMNATEAADHENFEFIGQWNKHSGMLHERESPESESGSASTSSDDIKPRSEDYDAGGSQDDDGSNERGISKCSTMRCHDFLGRSSSDTSTPEELKGYDGSLRVDVKLKKDNTELFRVNSTSDDEGPQKRMEPWLQRDVPKHSSHHTTVCSSVQFSQEIEHLSSSADETEDERSETESTGLKVPEEVVTQPFQGIVNLAFDDVAEMEGDSQQATGNKSFKRSVLLSVDECEELGSDEGDMRKPASRTSLDVFERNGTENCSGCSRDHDPRSMEGKAECASLTVNQPTSDIKSADEEFEESDACKGYYKSTECEIKSQTRPCHLDLYTELPSDTQRFCCTKTGNACKSQFLDYQSRDHHVPSTESSNTALSAGNIDDNDSLAQTCMYDHRPPKSLSPIYEMDPGEGIEQRLKTEARIMDIEIEDQQFVERDWTLLRQLLADHGSDVDIINSVPEDLSLAQYLINQTLLLARENSKSQGKAWGDLSSPFEDSTSITVTSYSPDECSSPHGEWTILELETHH